The DNA region GGTCTTTTGAAGCAACGTTTTACGGGGAAACACTTTTGCAATGTCTTACCGGACATGGTACACTTACCGTGGGTAAAGTAAATGGAATAGGAGGGATGGAAATTGCAGAGAACGGATTTTAGCTTCTTGGATTTGAGAAAGAAAGAGATAAGTGAAGACATTGGTGTTCTTTTTCCAGGCTGGCAGGAAAATAACGAGCGGGTGGCTATTTTTTCTCCGCATGACGATGATGGGATTCTGGGCCCGGGATATCTTCTCCAGGCCATTCCTCTTTTTGGGGGAGAGGTACACGTGGTGGTTTTTTGCAACGGCTCTGGTGGGTACAGCGTAATTGAGCAGAAACACATTATCACTGCTCTGCGAGCCAGAGAAACGTTGAGGGCATACGAGGTGTTGGGTATTGATTCAGCTCATGTTCATCGTTTGGACTATGATGATTATAGCCTCTGGCCCTTCATTGGTTGGAAACTGGAACATGGAGAAGGAACGTTACGGAAGGTTCTCCCACTTTTACGTCGTTTGAAAATTACCCGGGTTTTATTGCCTAATGGATACCGGGAACATTTGGATCATCTGGCCGCGTTCATGGTGGGTGCCTTTGATGTGCCGCAGGCTGGGGATCCGGTGATGGTGGATTGGGGTGAGCCATCGCCTGTTCGTTCTATCCTTCAATATGCGGTGTGGAGCGATTTTGAGCCTGAAGACGCTTTTTTGTGTGGGGACGACCCTTCTGTTCGGGCGAATCGGGCTCTTTTGGCACCGGAGGAAGCAGAAACACGGGTTCGGAAATCGATGGAAGAATTCAAAACTCAGGCGCAGATTATTTCTGGACTCATGAAACAAAGGGAAGAACGAAAAATTGGGAGTGGGAGGGTTATGGAAATTTATTATGCCTTTGATCCACGACCCCGTTGTGAATATGAAAAGTACGTTCGGCGGGTTCGAGAGATCATGAGATGAGAGGGGGAAAAAAGTGTATAAAATTGCTCTCTTAGGGGCCGGTTTTATTGCTTCAGTCCACGTGGAGGCTTGGAGGAAAGTGGGAGGTGCTGAGGTAAGCGCTTTCTTTGAGACGAATCCTGAAAAAGCTTCCGCTTTTAAAGAAAAGTATGAGATCAGATGTTACGATTCTATGAGTACCCTTTTTAAAAACGAAGACGTTGATATCGTTGATATTTGTCTTCCCACCTTTCTTCATCGAGAGTATGTGGAGATGGCTGCGAATGCAGGAAAACACGTTTTTTGTGAAAAGCCTATCGCTCTTACCGTTGACGATGCAGCCGTCATGGAGGATGTGTGTCGTCGGAACGGCGTGAAATTCATGGTGGGACATGTTCTTCGCTTTTGGGGAGAATATGTCAAGGCAAAAGAGCTACTTCAAGAAGGTGTGATTGGTACAATTTTGGCGGTGGAAGCTTTTCGTCTTTCGGTTTCTCCAACCTGGTCGGTGGATAGCTGGATTCTCAAACCGGATTTGAGTGGTGGTGCAGCGCTGGATCTTCATATCCACGATTGTGATTTCGTTAACTGGATTCTGGGAAGTCCCAGAGAAGTATTTGCTCGGGGGATGCGTTCAGCGGTGGGATCTTGGGACCATATTTTTACTGAGGTGCGGTATGAGGACGGGGCCGTAGCCAGTATCCAGGGAGGGTGGATGATGAAAGGAGATTTCCCCTTTACCTGTGGGTACAGAATTCTGGGCGAACGAGGGGTTCTGGAGTGGACCTTCAGAGCGGGAGTGAATATCGAAGAACGGAGTCAAAGTAACCCGATTATTCTTTATCGGGATGGAGAAGAAAGAAAAACCATCGAGGTTTCTCCCGAAGATCCGTACTACTGTGAACTCCAGTATTTCTTTGATTGTATAAAGGAAGGAAAGCCTATTGAAAGAGGGACCCCGAAACAGGCTATTCTGGCGCTACAATTGGCGCTGGCAGCTCAAGCTTCCGCAGAAAGTGGTATAGTCGTCAAATTGTAGATAGGGAAGGCATGAGAAAGGTTCTTCTTGTTGAAGAAGATGCACTGTTACGAGAAAAAATAGGAAGTATTTTACGTGAAGAGCGGTACTACGTCATCGCCATACGGGACCGCATACTGGCTATGAACTGTATTGAGAAAGAGGAAATCGATGTAGTTCTTGTGCGAGAGGAAATTTTACGGGAAAACAGTCTCGAACTCCTCTCTTTCGCTCGCCA from Atribacterota bacterium includes:
- a CDS encoding PIG-L family deacetylase translates to MQRTDFSFLDLRKKEISEDIGVLFPGWQENNERVAIFSPHDDDGILGPGYLLQAIPLFGGEVHVVVFCNGSGGYSVIEQKHIITALRARETLRAYEVLGIDSAHVHRLDYDDYSLWPFIGWKLEHGEGTLRKVLPLLRRLKITRVLLPNGYREHLDHLAAFMVGAFDVPQAGDPVMVDWGEPSPVRSILQYAVWSDFEPEDAFLCGDDPSVRANRALLAPEEAETRVRKSMEEFKTQAQIISGLMKQREERKIGSGRVMEIYYAFDPRPRCEYEKYVRRVREIMR
- a CDS encoding Gfo/Idh/MocA family oxidoreductase codes for the protein MYKIALLGAGFIASVHVEAWRKVGGAEVSAFFETNPEKASAFKEKYEIRCYDSMSTLFKNEDVDIVDICLPTFLHREYVEMAANAGKHVFCEKPIALTVDDAAVMEDVCRRNGVKFMVGHVLRFWGEYVKAKELLQEGVIGTILAVEAFRLSVSPTWSVDSWILKPDLSGGAALDLHIHDCDFVNWILGSPREVFARGMRSAVGSWDHIFTEVRYEDGAVASIQGGWMMKGDFPFTCGYRILGERGVLEWTFRAGVNIEERSQSNPIILYRDGEERKTIEVSPEDPYYCELQYFFDCIKEGKPIERGTPKQAILALQLALAAQASAESGIVVKL